AGTAGGTGAAGGTCTCTTTATCTTCAATCTTTGACCTCTGATAGAAGTCTTCTCGAGGCTTTGCGGATAAGGATTCTTAAATTTTAACTTCATCAATGGTTTTGGAACCTTAACATAATCTTTTCACCTTTCTTCCAGACAATAATAAGTCACCAAATGCAATTTTTGGAACCTTAACATAATCAGTTTTATCTCTAATTTCAGAAGTAACAATTATTACCTGAGAGACCTAATCGCCAACATCAGCAATATGCACCTGGCGCAACACACCTAAAGTCAGTGAGTACATTGCTAGGAATAAAATAAGTACAAGCTAGATATGAAGATAGACGCAGTACATCAGACAGAGATATTGTGGGGTCCCTGAGTGTAAGAAATCCATAACCATAGTGGGGTCAAACTGAATTAACTCATTAGCAGCAAAAGCTTTGTCCAAAGGTTAGGTAGCAACACTATCTATTAGTGCTAGGAGTGTAGTACTAGTAGTTATATTTTCacattaatcatagattcatgCATGTAAAAAAAGTCCTAATTATCGTCATAGATCATAATGGTCGTAAGGTATAGGTAGAATGGGAAACAGAGTCCATGATAATATGCCAAGCACGTAGTACTCAAAGAATATCATTTTTATAGACATAGTCATACAGAATGCTAGTAGTTTTTTGATGAGTACCACCCATTAAACCCTGTAAACGTATCAGATGATAAAAAATTTGGTCATGACTATCTATGCTCAACAACCTTATTATTCCGCTAATAGAAATCCCATTCATTACTTTCTTCATGTACCCATGGAGTCGTATCTCCAAATTTAGCAACAACTTGAGATTTTCAATTAAAAACATATCACATCATCAGTATATGCAACAACTTGCCTAGTTTACTATCCTCGAATACAAGAAACCCCATAAATACAAGAACATTTCTACAGAATCAGTAAGGCTTTAAAGCATCAAACCTATTATACAACTACTAGGATATAGTAATTAAAATTGATATCTAATATAATATAATGAAAGATTGACGCAACATTTCAGCAAATCTAAATCAAAAGACAAATAAGTACTCAGTTGATACTACCCAATGTAAATGGGATTGGAACCCCACAGTACACCTTTTGGTACAACTACCAATCACTCAACTAACTCAATTTCAAGTGGGATTCAATCCCTGATTCATTCTCAGTTTTAAAGAAAATCCTAGATTTCATAATATAAATGAGAAAGGGGCATGAAGCAACATTCTAGCTAATTGGAATCACAGTGCAAGTGAAATTGGAGCCCTTAAACCTAACTCTGCCAACATTTCCTAATTCATTCTAAGTATTAAAGAAGAACTCATAGAATCAATAATCTAAATCGAATCAATTACAGGATACGACAAAGTATAAAACTATGAGCATACATatcaagcaaaataaaataacacaCATCACTAATTTGTTGATGAAATCAGTAACTGAGATTTGATACAAAACTTTACCTGAATTCAAACCCAAAATCGATGGAGATGAGGAAAGTGTGCTCTTgtaatttacaaaccctaaaatcaaaaaacaacaacGTGAGATTTTCAAATCAAAATTcgcaaaacctaaaatcaaatcaaTGTAAGATTGAACGTGGAGGAAGAAATCTAACCTGAGAATCAAGTGTCTCTTCACTGGGAACGAATTTGAGATCTCACAGGGAAAATCACGAACGAAGGAGTTTTAACTTAACGAGTTTTTTTCAGCAGAagaggaagaaggtgaagagAAACTGAAAGAAGGGCGAtataaccaagaaaaaaaaatgttttcttgTGTGTTTCAGGCGTAAAATAATTAAACTACAGATGATTCAATCAGAACCGTCGAAAATCTATCTATTAGGGACGGTTAAAATTAATGCGTCCCTATTAGTGGACCAATAGTGACGTCCAGAGGGGTTCGTCCCAGATGGATAATTCTAGGGACGGCTAAAGCGGAGTGTCCCAACAACTAACCTTTAGGGACGTTTTTTTTTAAATGTGGCCGTCCCTAGAAGCCTTCTTTTTTGTAGTGTATCTAGTGTCTTGATACTACACCTCACACCTTTGTATTGATCCGCTCTATGAAAAACAGTTGACTGGAGTTTTAGTATAAGTTGATGTATTGCCATATTCAGAGGCTTACAAGGCGCCTTCCTCGTTCTGGATCATATAAGGCTAACCTGTCGACATTGGAGAATAGGATATCACCATCTTTTTAGTAACTCGACCTCACTTGATGGAAAAATTTGGAATAAGTATATGCAGGAAAAATGAAGGGATGTGAGGGCTTTCCCATTAGTAGGGAATGTAAGGATAGTAGCCCACAATGGCAGCTGAATGAATGTAATTGCTCGAAGCAGAACATGCTAGTAATATCTTATAGTTGTAAGAGTCAAATCAGAGCGAAAACAGAATGAAACTTGACAGCTGAATTTATTCAATCAGTGCTGACTAGCATGGACTTTTTTGGATCATCTAAAATTCATTGAGCACCATGAGTGTCAGCATATGAGCTGCCAAAATACACAATGCGTGTGTAGATAACAATTCATTCCTTCTTGTTATATCCGCCctcttttttatttcattttttcacTTCTCTGCTTCTGCTTTAATTCTAAAACCTAAGAAAAATTTCTGTCTCTTTTTACATAAATATCAAAAGGGTTTCATGGACTTCAAGATTCTACCTAGAGATGTTACAGTAGACATTTTAAGCAGATTACCGGATGAATCTGTTCAGGAATGCAAATAAGTATCAAAAACTTGGAATAATCTTATCTCTTATCATCCATCGTTCTACAAGATGCACATAAATCATTTCAATCATCCTTCTCCTACTGATTATGAAATCTTTTACTATTTTGAATATGATAAGAATCATGATGAGTCAATAACACCTGTTGAGGGAATCACAAAGATGAATTTTACACTTCCATTTAAGAgttattttaggtttattggttcaTGTCAAGGTTTGATATGTCTTGTTAAAGGACGATCTGTTATTTGTAACCCTATCACTAGGGAATATGTGATGCTTCCAGAAATTAAGGGAGATTGGTATGACAGTTTGGATCTGGAATGTATTTGGATGTGTGGATTCTGTTATGTTTCTTCCACAGACGATTATAAAGTTTTACGAATATATGGAGGGACGAAACCTTGGAAAGTGTACATATACACCCTGGGCTCTGACAGTGGATGGAGAAAACTTGAAGAGTTCGATTCTACATACAATTTCCATCATTTGAATGATGCTGGTACCATTGCCAATGAATGTTTTTATTGGATGGATGATGAATTAAAAATGATTGGTACCTTTGATTTCATTGAGGAAAAGTTTTGTGAATATCTTTCACCACCTCCTTTGCCACCACATAGACATAGTGATTGGTGTTATTCTCACATAGGGGTTTTGGATGGGtttttgtattttattagtaACCTGAATATTAATCACAAATTCCGTGACTTATGGCTATTAAAAACGAAGAATGACATAGGGCTAGATGAAAATCAGTCGTTGGGTTGGAGTCAAGAGTTTAGGATTGACAGAAGCATATTATTAGCAGTTGCAAAGAAATATGGTGCTTTCAACTTATACTGGTACCACCTCAACAGTTATGACATAAATGCTTCAACGTCAGAAAGGCTTGTGGAACTTAAGGAAAGGAAATGTAGACTTATCGCGCACAAGAAAAGCTTGGTTTCGTTCAAAGAATTAGGGGAACGAGATACACAAACAATGGAGCAGTTGAAGGAGACAAGAAAGCCTTGATCAGTCTCTCAAGCAAATCTAGAGGATGCGAACCCTGAATACATTCTTATAAACTGGTAATATTCGTTGAGTTTTCGAAGTAGTATTCATATAATTCTGTAGACTTTTGAGTTTTTCATTTTGAAATTGGATAAGTAGTAACCTTTGGGTGAACATTAGCTGTTGGCCTTGTCTTAGTGAGTTATCTATTACAAGTTTCTTTTGTTCAGTCTTTTTATCATTGGTCCAACTTTACAGTAGTGTTCTTTGTATTGGGTTAAGCTGTGTAGCTTGTGCTTTGTGCATTTTGTTAGTGAATCAACCTTATTTCAATGGAAACATGTGATGCATGCGTTAGTGACTTGTTTCGTTTATACATGGAGTAGAATAAGTATATGCAGTAGGAGAATTACATCTTTACACCATCTGATTGCAAATTTTAGTGATCCAAATTTATAGTTATTCATATTTTCGTCTACTGTTTTACTGCTTGTGTTAATGGTTTAGTTAGTGGATACTGCACTATTAGTTTTTCCGTGATAATTTATATTCTCTAAGTTTCCGTACTTTGATTAACCACCACCAACCTATGATCAATTAGCAAGGAACCTTGATGACTAGAACTTAGACCATTTTAGTTATGGAAATTCACTGCCGCATACTTCTTTGTCCTGATTCCAACTTTGTTTTCCCCACAATTGCTTCTAAAATTACAATGGCTCGTTAATTTTTCTCTTATGTATGGAATGCGTAACATCATTCTCAAGCCACAGGTGTTCTTAATGTAGCGCCAAAACTTGTTCCTTTTACAAAGATTGTATTTTGGTTATCAGTCAGCTGAAATTCCATCTATAACCTGCTAAGAAGTAGCctctattttggcaaaattaaaaaaaatacttcATGAAAAGATTGTAGCATTAATAGGACCTTGCTTTATTTTGTTATTACAGTATTGATCATTTAATAGATAGTAATGAGTTAACATGGTTTAGCATTTGCAATAGCTTAAGATATATTGCTCTTCCAATAAAGATCAGACTTCAGAGTAGAATTCGTTTTCCTTCTCCATTGAACCCTACAAAAAATGTTAGAAAACTTATAATATTCATAAACAGTTTTGAAGTCTGGTGACTCCAATAATTTGATCAATGAAGAGTCAGTGAGCTTCAAAACATGGCATCCGTCTTTTGGACGTGAAATTTTGCAACCTGGATATGTTCTGCACTTAGTCTTCTTGGCCAGATGAATCAGTAGAAAGACTTCATCATTCCCTCCTCTATGCTGAACCTTGTCTGCAAGAAGCATTGTAGATTCGTGCAAGGCATTCTCCCAGCGATCTAAAATCTGACCTGATACATACGTCCACATAAATGGGGTTCTATTGTCTAATTACATTTGAACTCTGGAGTCTGGACACATCATCAAGGTGATGCTCTCTTGTAACGCTGATGCCGATGTGTTTGGTGGTGCATTTGGAGCACTAAATGTGTGAACATTTGTTAGTTCTTTTTCTCATCTGATTTCCTGGTTTGCCTTCTGCCATTACAAATTCTGTAAGTCCTTTCtatttatcttttctttcttttgggttaTAAAATCTCTAGATTGTTCACATTTTATATACAGAAAATACAGAACCTGCTGAGTTTTTGATGCTAGATAATGATGGGTTATCTGATTTTAGTGTTTGTGTAAATTGGATTAAAGGTACAAACCTATTCCCAAgtagatattaaaaaaaaattctaattgCCGCTCTTAGGAAGAAAATGCCGAGGATAGGTCATATTTGTGCTTGCCTTAGTAGACCCTCATTTCATTAGGCATTTATGGACAATTGAAACTTAAAAGTACAGTTGCATACGAAAATATTGTTCTTGATAGTGCAAACGTCATACAATCGGCTACTTTTAAAGAGCAGGCAGCAGAACTTGCTTATTGTACCAAAAGGTCCAAAGCTCAAAATTTCAGTTGTAGAGCCAACAATATTTTTTCTCTCTGAGACCTGTCAGCAAACTGTTTGCTGCTGCAGTTAATCTTTAGAAAGTTTGTAATAGTTACTGGACTCGAAGAATCTTGCAGACTGTGCAGCTGTCGTGGACGAGCTCTGCTAAGCAATTAGCATCACTATTACCTAATCAAAAAATTTCATATGCTAGTTTCACATATTCTGTATTCTATCATCTAATTTGGTTTCTCTTTCAAATGTTATAGGTGGAAAGCACTGGACTTACCTGCTCGCAAGAGAAGATCGGTATCTTTCTTCAACATTGAGAAATCAAAAACCGCTGTTTCACAATGGGCACGAGCAAGGTTAAGAGCTGCCAAGGTACTCCTCACTTGACTAACCATATAATGATATACAGATATATAGTTCACAGTGCAAAGAGTTTTGTTTGAAATTGGTTTCCTTACCCCAGCAAGCTTCTATTCCAAGAACTCGATTAAGTCAACCTATCTCATATTGGATCATCTGAAAAAAACAGTCCAATCACCCGACTGAGCCCTGAAATCCGACTTTCTCCTAGAATTCATATCACCTGTTAGATAAATGGCCAGATCCTTAGTTCAATTGATCTTGTTCCCACAGAACAAACTTTTTCTTGTCCATTTATTTTCAAGTTTTAACCAAAGACTCAAGAAAAGAGATGAAGGGACAATTAAGCCAACATtgtttttatttactttctttgcaaAGTGCAGCCATTGGCCACGGGTTACAGACAGATAATGGAGAGTATTGGTTTAGAGAAGCAAAACTTGGGTAATTAAGTAAAATCCTGCTTGTAATTTGTTTTTTCGAATTAGATTTTGAAGCTAGGTTTAATTTGGGTTGTTTTTTGAGTAGGCATCAGCATGGTTGAAAGCAGAAGGACTTTATGAAGATCAATCACACAACCTGTTTTTATTAAGTATCTGACAGCTGAATTTCATTTCATCCGAACAGGAAATTTCAAGTTTTGAGTTCATGAATAAAGGAAGGCTTTAATTTGCTTATAAATGTCATTGGAATTCTGGATTTTCGTGTCAAGCACCTGTTAGACAGGGAGACTTACCCTAAGACGCATTTTACGCACTTGGATAATTTTCTAATTTAAGTTTGCAATTTGATTTTGAGAATATCTTAATATTTGAATCCCTTATTTCCCAGGAAATTGTGAAGCCTGAGGATCTGTCTAGCACTTTCAAGAAAAGAGAGTAAAGCAAAGATGGTCACAGACATATGGCAAAATCTAACGTAACTGTTGCCAAAAGTGCACGTCAACAAGGTGTTGGAGGCAGCATGCTGAAATTTGCAATTGAAACTGCAAAAGAAGACGGTGAGTCTGCATCCGTCCGTCCTGTTGACTAATGCAACCGAAAATCTTGAATTTGATGGGTCTCTTACATTTCCGCGGGGATAAGAAACCAGCAGTGGTACTATACGGAAAGATGGGGTTGACGGTAATAATACTTTTACTGATCTGTATCTCATTCAATTTCTGATTGTAAGTGACAGTTGGTCGATAACAATCTGGTCCTGACATGAAAAATCATCCTGCAGGTGTATGATCTTAGATGACAAAGAAAGAAGACAAAGGGAAGATAGCAATGACAAAAAACATTTCAGACCTAAAATCTTACAACGAAGAAGGTGATAGCAGCGATGACATGGATAAACTGTTTCTAACTTTGGATAATCCATTCACTGTTGGAACTCCACGTCCACCACCTCCTTGAATATCATAAACTGGATATCTTAAGACACAAAGGGCAAACGAAGAAAACAACAATACTAAAGGAAACAAGTGTAGACCCATTATTCCAGCACGCCTTCGACAACTTGCTTTCTCCAGTGGCTTTTCAGACACAAGAAGGCACTATCATAAGAGGTCCCGTTGCCTATAGAACCAAAAATAAAGTGTAAATTAGATCAACTTCAATCTTGATGAAAATATTGGTTCGCAAACACTTTCACTAAAAAGCATAAAAACATAATCTTGATGTACATGTGACCAATGCTTTTGGCTAGAATGATAATACTATGTTAATGTTGTTTGAATGCTAAACTAAAATCAAGTTAATCAAATTCTATTGGTGAAACTGGACAAATATTATTTTGTGATGCTTTCACGTATTCTGTATGTTTACTTTTGTTGGTAATAGGAAGAAACTTCAACAACGGCTCCAAGAGAAAAATTGCCTATTCCAACTTTGGTAGACAAACAAGATATAAATGGTCCAGAATCCTGGCAACATTATGTTTAACTTGTCTTAGGAAGGAAGCTGTACTTATTTCCTTATAACCTATTATTGAATGGTAGTTTTACGACTCCAATTGATTATGTGATAAGGAATACTGAAAGCGTCCCAATTCCCAATCATGTATGCTTCCGCTGGCATACAACCTAGTCATGATAAATTTCGGAGTTAGCAGTAGCTAAGTTTCTTCCAAGTTGGACATTCCCTAAGCTTTATAAATATAAGAACCCCATGGCATGAGCTAATTTATGAACCATATTCCGGGAGAAGAAGTTAACAAACAACAGACCTCTCGTTATTTCTTAAACCCCAACAAAAGTCTGTGTTTCTCACTGCAAGAGAGTTTTGATCAGTCATGGAGTATTTCAAGAGTCTCCCTGATGATATTACATTAGAAATCCTAACTCGCTTACCAGCCGAATCAGTTTTAGAGTCCAAATTAGTATGCAAAAATTGGAGAAGTCTTGTTTCTCATCATCCATTATTCTCACGGATGCACTTACAATATGTCAATCATCCTTCCGATCCTGGTAACTTGGGTTTTCTTGTTCGAGATCATGATTTCGATGATCTAGATCAAGTACAAGGTTTAACTTTATGGTATTTAGATTATAATGATAAACTGGAGTCAAAACCCGTTCAGAGAATTACAAGGTTTAATTTCACCCCTCCACCCAGGCATTTTTGGGTTGTTGGTTCGGTTCATGGACTGATCTGTCTTGGTCGGGGACCATCTTTTTTGATCTGTAACCCCATCACTAGAGAATATGTTTTGCTTCCGGAAATTAAAAGAGATCAGGATGAGGGTATTGATATAGATTTCAGCTGTATGAGCGGATTTTGTTATGTTTCTTCAACGAATGAGTATAAAGTTATAAGAATAGATGCGGACATGAATCCATCGATAGTCCACATATACACTCTAGGATCTGGCAATGGATGGAGAAAACTTGGCAACAACTTCAGTTCTGAATGGTGCCATTTTCATTGGAATGATGCTGGTATCTttgtgttaaggatcgagcaagagagaggagagcataaacgcggaagcttaaaagactacattgataataatcttggtgtatcaactttcatggctcaacagcctatttatattgttcacaaatttgacgaccactcaaggcactttcctacctaagatcaaactctaaacatagacactttcctaatataactcaaactccttaaagtgtatatctcctaaatatagactcctatattatttcctaataccctccctcaagatggagcatgtagatcacgaatgcccatcttggacaaaagaaatttaacttaggttttcttctttcttttttttcaacgcttttgcgaaaaaaaatcttcagatcgtagtttaaggacgtttcggtcctctttgtagtttaaggacgtttcggtccccttcatagtttaaggacattacgcttTCGGTCCCattttcgtagtttaaggacatctttcggtcctcttcgtactttaaggacatttcggtcctcttcgtagtttaaggacatttcggtccccttcgtagtttaaggacattacggtccccttcatagttttaGGACGATTTCGGTCCcgttcgtagttttaggacattacggtcctatcttctgaagaatacttcttgtaatctagttttcttggtttcttcgatagaatactttttgtactctctcgacaactcataggatttcaacctattattgttgttctttttctcatcacctcttggtgattgttttcttctctttttttttctttcttcacaacatgaatgttgtttcttcttctcttgttccagtcacgctatttttgcgaaaccttcacacttctttgttcttcaagattctctcacaatcttgtcgtctttacaaagtctgccacactttgtaggatctctaagtttctgccacaaactcttcaaccacacttcacttcttccaacatgtTGAACAACTTTCTGCAACACCTCTAACAGAAACTGTCACACTCTTTCACTGTTATAACACTTTTGTCATGCTTACTGTCACACTTTCTTTGTTACGCGTCTGTAACAATCTTCAGTAACGCTTAACTGTGACATCCTTTTGTAACGCAACTGTTCATCTGTAACAGTTCTCCTGAAACTGTTAGCCTTTGTAACACCTATCACATACTGTTACTATATTCAAATAacacttattttatttttttcacgaGCATCTCCCTGTTTTCCAATTACAAAACTCTgaaaaattgtttcctttttttttttttttttttttttttgaatcgcaGAAACAATCACAACCCTAATTAACCACAGATTCAAGACCCATCTTCACAGTAGTAACACATCGTTCTTCTTCTGAGCCTTCCACCCCATTCTCATATCAACTTCCAAATTCAAAACCCAAATTCGATTCAACACTCAGCAGCTTTAATTTCTTCTTAAATCAACTAGTAAACTCGTTTTAATCCCAATCTTCTTCTCGATTCACAGATCTCATCTCACCGAGCTTCAACAGCAAATCTCAATTCTAATTCATCGTCGATTTCTTCTCTCTGTCTCAAGCAGCATATTGATATTGAGAATACTGCCATTGATGAGCTCATAATTATTTTCTACTTTGGACCTAGGACCAGCCCATTCTACTTTAAGGATGAGATTGGCATAACCATACCCATTAAAGCTTCGCAATAGCTTTATCACCATCTTCCTTGTGCAAAAAATTCACGAAACCAAATCCTCGGCTGTTACCTGTTTGATGATCAAAAAAGCACACGAGCACGTGTAACATGACCGAAACCGCTGAAAAGTTCTTTCAAATCCTCATCGCGAGCATCAATTGAGAGATTTGAAACCCTGATAGAATTCTGATCATCATCCCTTCGTTTAGTATCTGGTCTCGGCGGGACGTACTTCTTTCCCAGCTTGTTGTCAGAGTCAACAAACACTTCAGCAGCAGCACAACTACGAACCAATGCATCTTCTTCTCAGCTAACAATATCATCAGAACTTcgcacacaatttttttttttttttttttttttttgataataaaccctaaaccgaAAACTCTCTACCAAAACTTATGA
Above is a genomic segment from Papaver somniferum cultivar HN1 chromosome 10, ASM357369v1, whole genome shotgun sequence containing:
- the LOC113316640 gene encoding F-box protein CPR1-like; this encodes MHINHFNHPSPTDYEIFYYFEYDKNHDESITPVEGITKMNFTLPFKSYFRFIGSCQGLICLVKGRSVICNPITREYVMLPEIKGDWYDSLDLECIWMCGFCYVSSTDDYKVLRIYGGTKPWKVYIYTLGSDSGWRKLEEFDSTYNFHHLNDAGTIANECFYWMDDELKMIGTFDFIEEKFCEYLSPPPLPPHRHSDWCYSHIGVLDGFLYFISNLNINHKFRDLWLLKTKNDIGLDENQSLGWSQEFRIDRSILLAVAKKYGAFNLYWYHLNSYDINASTSERLVELKERKCRLIAHKKSLVSFKELGERDTQTMEQLKETRKP
- the LOC113316641 gene encoding putative F-box protein At1g19160, which encodes MEYFKSLPDDITLEILTRLPAESVLESKLVCKNWRSLVSHHPLFSRMHLQYVNHPSDPGNLGFLVRDHDFDDLDQVQGLTLWYLDYNDKLESKPVQRITRFNFTPPPRHFWVVGSVHGLICLGRGPSFLICNPITREYVLLPEIKRDQDEGIDIDFSCMSGFCYVSSTNEYKVIRIDADMNPSIVHIYTLGSGNGWRKLGNNFSSEWCHFHWNDAALYWLDDELKMIGTFDFVEEKFGEFISPPPLPPDSEWFCCHLGVLDGSLYFIGNVDLIEDDIHDSWLFKPKNNDNAMKKGDGHRALGWSQEFKVEKTRLLEVAKSCGAFNLYWYHLSSYNIKASTSKMLVDFKQRNCKLIPHKNTLVSLKEFGELDTKTMETVERHKEP